The genomic region TAGCGCGTTTTGCTGAAGGACCTCTAGCATTTGCGGCGCACGAAAGAGTTTGACCACTTGCTCTGCAGCTGAGGCAGGTCTGCCGGGCGGTACCAGCATCCCGTGAACACCTTCTTTAACGGCTTCCGGGTTACCACAAATCCTGGTGACGATGCATGGCAGCTCAGCAGCACGCGCTTCGATGATGGCTCGTGGGAGGCCTTCCCAGAGGCTTAAGAGGGCAAAAACATTTGAGGCGGACAAAACATCCACCACTCGGTCCGTCCAGCCTAAGAAATGAAAGCAGTCTTGGAGATTTTGGGAGCATTGGATCTCTTCAAGAAGCTCTTCTTTTAAGTCGCCGTCCCCTACATAAATAAAGTGTGCTTTGGGAACGAGTTCTTTTACACGCCTGGCAAATCGCACGAAATCAAGCGGGGCTTTTTGCGGTTTGAGGCATGCGATGGTGGAGGTTACCGGAGCGTCTTCTGGAATGTTGAGTTCCCGGCGAAGTTCTAAGCCTTTTCCAGAATCTCTTGCGTGGGCGTCGAGGTCGACTCCGGCATGAATGATTGACGTGTTCTCTTCTTTTAAAAGTCCGTAGCGTACCCCGAGACGAAGGTCATGCTCGCTGACGCAAAGATTCCAGTCGGAAAGCTTCGCACTTCGTTTCTCAACAACTTTGAGTAAGCGTTTGCTAAGCTTTGTTTTTCCCGCGTGAAAACCAAATCCATGGACTGTGTGAACCCGGGCTTTTACATGACTCAGAGTTGCCCCTAAACGGCCAAGGACCCCCGCTTTTGACGAGTGTGTTTGAACGATGACCGGGCCATCTTTGAGCCCTTGGAGCCGAGAGCGAATTTCGTAAAGTGCTTTAAGGTCTTGGGCTGGTCCTATGCTGCGCTGTAGCGCTTGAATAGGCCAGTGTTCAACACCTTCTAGGGTCTGAGCGTATGAATCGAGGTAGCCGCCTGGGCCATAGGCCAAAATAACTCGGTAGCGATCTTTGGGTAGGTGTTCCAGGATGTGCAGCGCATGACGCTGGGCGCCGCCATTTTCTAGCTTGGTAATTACATGGACGATGGTCGGGCGATTCATTGTTTGAAAGCCTAGCCTAAAATCTTACGGCGAGCGAGGGCGCCGTTTCACACTCTCCACGGCCCGGCGGCTTATCGGGGTAGAACTCATCGCGCAAGCAAGCGCTGGCATCCTTTGATGCCTAGGGTTATGGGTGCGCTATGATTGTAGACGTGGTGATACCCGCCTTGAATGAAGAAGGTGCCATTGCACAAGTGGTTCAAGGCTTAGTGCGCACGGATTTAATTCGTGATGTTTGGGTTGTGGATAATGCCAGCACAGACAACACAGCTTTTCTGGCACGTGAGGCCGGTGCTCAGGTGGTCTATGAGCCTAGGCGAGGTTACGGCCAGGCTTGCCTCCTTGGACTTGAGCAGCTTGCGCCCGGAGCGGATGTGGTGGCCTTTATCGATGCTGATGGATCGGATGGCCCTGCAGAAATTGTTCGTGTACTTGAGCCCATACTAAAAGGCCGAGCCGACTTTGTGGTGGGTTCCAGGGCGCTGGGCCCTAAAGAGGCCGGGTCCATTACGCCTCAGCAGGTTATTGGCAATGCGATTGCTTCGGCCTGGCTACGCTGGAGGTTTGATCAGCCGGCTACAGACTTAGGCCCTTTTAGAGCCATTCGAAAAGACAAGCTCGACGCACTTCAGATGACCGATACGAATTATGGTTGGACCATTGAGATGCAGATTAAGGCAGCCCGTCATCATCTTCGGTATGAAGAAGTTCCGGTGAGCTACGCGTGCCGTGTGGGCGAGAGCAAAGTCTCGGGAACGGTGCGTGGCACATTCGGAGCAGCGTATAAAATACTAGGACTTTTGGCTCTCTACGATTTTTGGAAGCGAAGCGAATGAGAGCGTACCACGGTTTGTGTGTGCTCTTCTGCTTGGTTACGGCAAGTGCCTATGGCGTCGAAGCCTCGCCTGCCGGTACTCGGGGGCTGCGCTACATCGGTTTGCATCTTGGGCTTTCGTTACTGATGTTTGGCATCGCGTGGTTTGCCAAAGCAAACCCTCTCAAAACTTTCCAGTGGGTTTTAGTCACCGGCATCCTCGCGCGGCTTCTGATGGTGGGGGTCTCGCCTTTCAACACTCACGATGTTGACCGTTACCTCTTTGATGGGCGTATGGTTTTGGGCGGGATCGATCCCTACACGAACAACCCTGATGCCGAAGTGTTTTCGAATATTTATGCCGAAGGATTTTATGTTGCGCCGGAGCACCGAGCGTACCGAGCGATTTATCCACCGGCGGCCTTAGCAGTATTTACGGTCTGCGCGGCGTTGGGTGCGACCTCAGGGTTTTGGCTGTGGAAGTGTCTACTTACATTGGCTTCTGTAATCAGTGTTTTTCTTATTGCAGCGGTTTTACGCGAGCGAGGTAAACATCACTGGTTGGTGTGGCTTGCTCTTTCACCGGTGGCGATTCTCGAAGTTGGTGTTGGAGCTCATGCAGACGGCCTCTCCATGCTCGGCATCTCGCTTCTTGTGTGGGGACTTCATCGGGGTCTTTCTTGGGTGGCGGCTGCTGGATTATCATTTGCTATTCTCGCTAAAATTATTCCGGCTTGGTTATTGTTGGCCGCAGGTTTTAAACCAAAGCTGCGGATGGTTTTGGCTGGGGCGTTGTTACTCACGTTGGCAGTTTACGGCTTGATGATGATGCTGGGCTTTGAGCCACTAGGCTCACTGGTTGAGTTCGCCAGGGTCTGGCGTTTTGGTTCCGTCCTTGCTTCGCTCTTGGGTATTTTTGACGTGGCGCATTATACGCTGATTTATCCTGCGGTGATGTTTGTAGGTTGGATGATCTTGACGCAGCGCCTCCAAAAAAAATCCAATGAGATACTACTGGCAGCGATTCTAGCCTGGGGATTGGCCACTTCACCGGTTCTCTTTCCATGGTATGCCTTATCGGTTTTACCACTCATGGCAGTGGCGCCATCGGGTATACTTTTGGGGTGGACGTCTGCCCTTCCTTTTACCTATGAGGTCATTGACGCGTT from Deltaproteobacteria bacterium harbors:
- a CDS encoding glycosyltransferase family 4 protein, which translates into the protein MNRPTIVHVITKLENGGAQRHALHILEHLPKDRYRVILAYGPGGYLDSYAQTLEGVEHWPIQALQRSIGPAQDLKALYEIRSRLQGLKDGPVIVQTHSSKAGVLGRLGATLSHVKARVHTVHGFGFHAGKTKLSKRLLKVVEKRSAKLSDWNLCVSEHDLRLGVRYGLLKEENTSIIHAGVDLDAHARDSGKGLELRRELNIPEDAPVTSTIACLKPQKAPLDFVRFARRVKELVPKAHFIYVGDGDLKEELLEEIQCSQNLQDCFHFLGWTDRVVDVLSASNVFALLSLWEGLPRAIIEARAAELPCIVTRICGNPEAVKEGVHGMLVPPGRPASAAEQVVKLFRAPQMLEVLQQNALEGLDRFHIKHVVPQHIELYERLLAQP
- a CDS encoding glycosyltransferase family 2 protein, encoding MIVDVVIPALNEEGAIAQVVQGLVRTDLIRDVWVVDNASTDNTAFLAREAGAQVVYEPRRGYGQACLLGLEQLAPGADVVAFIDADGSDGPAEIVRVLEPILKGRADFVVGSRALGPKEAGSITPQQVIGNAIASAWLRWRFDQPATDLGPFRAIRKDKLDALQMTDTNYGWTIEMQIKAARHHLRYEEVPVSYACRVGESKVSGTVRGTFGAAYKILGLLALYDFWKRSE
- a CDS encoding DUF2029 domain-containing protein — translated: MRAYHGLCVLFCLVTASAYGVEASPAGTRGLRYIGLHLGLSLLMFGIAWFAKANPLKTFQWVLVTGILARLLMVGVSPFNTHDVDRYLFDGRMVLGGIDPYTNNPDAEVFSNIYAEGFYVAPEHRAYRAIYPPAALAVFTVCAALGATSGFWLWKCLLTLASVISVFLIAAVLRERGKHHWLVWLALSPVAILEVGVGAHADGLSMLGISLLVWGLHRGLSWVAAAGLSFAILAKIIPAWLLLAAGFKPKLRMVLAGALLLTLAVYGLMMMLGFEPLGSLVEFARVWRFGSVLASLLGIFDVAHYTLIYPAVMFVGWMILTQRLQKKSNEILLAAILAWGLATSPVLFPWYALSVLPLMAVAPSGILLGWTSALPFTYEVIDAFDLSEVWAPSIWPQVILVLCAGLGVVMDEINERQVVLGDRGQSHNSTNTE